The Microplitis mediator isolate UGA2020A chromosome 4, iyMicMedi2.1, whole genome shotgun sequence nucleotide sequence AAAGTGAAAAGATTTTTCTTCGCAATAATTACCCGTTTGCTGAAAGTTTTGAAGATCTTATTGAAGGGTTTTTTGGTGACGTGCCTCCCGAGTCTATCGGTAAATTTATTGACGATATAATCGCGTTCAGAAAAAAACACAGACATTATTCACAGTGTTCGATTAGAACCATCGTGTGTAAGCTGTCACGATAGGAGGATTTTATTCAgaagattaataaaaactacGGAAAAGTTGGTGAAACTGGAAAAGCGTATAGCAAAGAAATAATCACGATGAGTCGTTCGTCAAGGTATGtagtaatgatttttttaataacctgCTTTATAgtcgtttaattataataactaattaattaaacttctTTTCCAGACCCCATGTATGTACGGATGTATGCATGCATTATGCGCAGATCGACTTCGAGGATGTAATGGTTGACGACAACGTTAATGACTTTGATCGTGATAACGAAGAacgagaaaaattaaaaaaattggctgaacaaaaaaaagaaattgataTACAAGTGAAGCATTGGAAGAGATTATTGTTAAGCTTCAAAGATCATCACGAATACGAACAGGCTTGCCATAAAACTACGTTCATGCTAACCAAGTTATTGTTTCACGCTAacaatcatcatcatcatcatcatcatggaACTAATCATTGATTTCGTGGGTTTTGAGATGCCTGATGGCAAATTCGTGATAAAAGAACTATGCGCTACTGATATTTATGATGAAGTTTGTACATATGGACTTGCACGATGTGAACATTGGTTGTTTGAACCACCTTTGGATCAAGTCGATGTTGCTGTAATGCAGAAAAGTGTTGATCACTGTGGACATCATCATTCAATATCATGGATAGCTGGTTTGCTACCATAtgaattattgaaagaaattctTGAAATTATGGTCAAACGTACACGTTATTTTTATGTACAAGATGAACAGAAGAAGAGATGGCTTGAAGATCTAATTGACACTGCTGTACCGATTAttgatttagaaaaaatgaaatttttctcaCTATATTTCAAGAATGATTGGTTGAAATATCAGTGTCCATATTATGCCTATCACTTGAAGAAATTGGATACTTCATGCGCATTTCAAAATGTCCAAGAGTTCAAAAGATGGTTCGGGCATTTTTATGGAATTCAACCAACCTACGAGAAGTCGGTTCAGATCTTCAATCAATTGAGGAATTTACTGTGTATGGATGATCGAGATATCGCATGTCTTGATGATACATTTATCCTTGAAAATGCAGCTCAGCAAATCGATTTCGCTTGGCACAAACTACcagaagaattaaaaaataatgaagaatTGATTGGCTATCAAAGGTGTCGGGATCATTATATATTCAACGATGATATCCCTGATAGCTTCGCATATCCATTTAGAAAAGATTGCTCTAACTGTAGTGTATTtttaggttaagaaaaatatctataatttattatgtatttgagGTTATGTACGGCtagaatgtaatttttttttaggttaagaaaaaatactgtagtttattatgtatttgagGTTATGTACGACTAAAATGTATAGTTttaggttaagaaaaaaaaaaagactataGTTCATGTAAGactaaaatgtatattttaggttaaaaaaaatatctatagtttattatgtatttaagGTTATGTAAGacttaaatgtatattttaggttataagtaataaaaacaatatatatcaatataaaaaaagtttatttatttataaatgtaagttttttaattaatacaggttcaataattatatttaatttatgaattcttTGTTTAAATCGTTCTCGATCTCTTGCTGCTTGTTCCCATTTACTTTTTCTTGCTTGTTCGCGTGCAAATCTCCAGACATACAAGTAATGTATGGTTGGCGTTGGATTAAATTGTACAGTCTTCATATTAGTTTTCGTACGATGCTGCTTATGGGATTATACTCGACTATGCGATCATGTATAATGAGGCAATAAGCTGATGTCTGCGCAGGAAATTGATTTGCAGATTCAAATTCCAGGCGAATGTCCACGGGTCCAGATTTTATTGATTCGTTTTGTTTCCAGCAATCGATAACATACAGTGGCGCTTGttccaaaaatttcttctttgtCAGCAGTGGTTCAGGTTCTTTGTTATAGTAggaaatttggaaatttatatacatgtcATACAACAGAGCATATTGATTATTTGCAATGTTGAGATTTAAATTTCCATATGGATAGCTCtgagagtttaaaaataattttatatctctgATGTTGCAATGATCAAATACGCTGGCATTTTTAGTAGCGTCATTTTTTCTTGCTGTTTGAAATCCAAGTATTACAAAACGTGGTTTCTCGAGCTGCGTAGAAGTTTTTACTGCCCAAATGTGCTTCGAAGTATTTGGCAATAGAGGATACTCGTACAGTTCCCAAGCACGGAAACTGATTGAGATAGCTGGATCACTTGTGATATAATTCAAAGCTTCAATCTTTTGTTTATCAGCCATAGTCACATATGGTACAATCCACTCGATTTTTTGCAGCGTAATTTTAACAGCTTCAGCATGAGCTCCAGCAGCAGGTGTGGCCACAACGTAGGCATTCAAATCGGAATTTGatcttattaaaattaattcatgcTTTGCATTGATGACAACTTTATGGTAATCTTCAGCAAATCCAAGCAAAAGACTCAGTGGTATAGATACATCAAAGTAGCCATTATCATTGTGAAATTTGTTGACAGCTTCATCCATAATCCAGCCCGAATTTTCTAGTGTATTTTGTTGAGCAGGACTCAGTGATGTGTATCCTTTCATGAGACTTGTGATGCCAACATTTTTGCTACGATCAATCTCAACACCATTGAGTTCGTAGCGTATTTCTTCAAACATATGACAAACTGTCATGTTGACCATGTGAGTAGTTGCACAGCTGTACCATCAGACTTGGTGACTTTTCCGTATACATGTAATGTACTTTTACTCGGAAGTAGACACAAATCTTGATGTTGAACTGCAATTCTTATTTCATCGCTGTTGTTGAATGTTGATGAAGCATACGGTAGATGAGCATGCGCTTCATAGTGCGCTATTGActcatcaaaaattatttgtcgtTGAATATTTAAGATTTCCGCCGCCATGGTCGTGTACACGtcaaacaacaaaaataaatttttattttcttaattttccaCGTAATTTTAGTCCTAGGCTCTGTAGAAACTGAGCGTTCTGATGTGTTAACACCTTGTGAGGTACTCGGCGACTGATGTTGCTCGACCATGCTGCTATCTTTTTATAGCCAGCACCACTTTTTGTCTCATACACGATACCCATTATTTTATAGACTTTATATGTAGTCTTATCGTTATCGTCTCACCTCTAAAATT carries:
- the LOC130667185 gene encoding uncharacterized protein LOC130667185 codes for the protein MTVCHMFEEIRYELNGVEIDRSKNVGITSLMKGYTSLSPAQQNTLENSGWIMDEAVNKFHNDNGYFDVSIPLSLLLGFAEDYHKVVINAKHELILIRSNSDLNAYVVATPAAGAHAEAVKITLQKIEWIVPYVTMADKQKIEALNYITSDPAISISFRAWELYEYPLLPNTSKHIWAVKTSTQLEKPRFVILGFQTARKNDATKNASVFDHCNIRDIKLFLNSQSYPYGNLNLNIANNQYALLYDMYINFQISYYNKEPEPLLTKKKFLEQAPLYVIDCWKQNESIKSGPVDIRLEFESANQFPAQTSAYCLIIHDRIVEYNPISSIVRKLI